One Rosa chinensis cultivar Old Blush chromosome 3, RchiOBHm-V2, whole genome shotgun sequence DNA window includes the following coding sequences:
- the LOC112193959 gene encoding mevalonate kinase-like, whose product MNKGIGEKMLSSVEISFEIFSFLICLDFVPERGNMIKFRSGSLTRLKSNMPLKMLITNTKVGRNTEALVAGVTERTLRHPDAMASVFNAVDSISAELATIIQLEAPDEISVTEKDAKIEELMEMNQGLLQCMGVSHASIETILRTTLKYKLAFKLTGARGGGSVLTLLPTLLSATVVDKVTAELESCGFHCLTAAIGGQGVQVFFGGSS is encoded by the exons ATGAATAAAGGAATAGGCGAAAAGATGTTATCATCTGTTGAGATATCTTTTGAGATATTTAGCTTCCTTATCTGTCTGGACTTTGTTCCTGAAAGAGGGAATATGATCAAGTTTAGATCAGGCAGTTTGACACGCCTCAAATCAAACATGCCACTCAAAATGCTCATTACTAACACAAAAGTTGGAAGGAACACAGAGGCCTTAGTTGCTGGTGTTACAGAGAGGACATTAAGGCATCCAGATGCTATGGCTTCTGTGTTTAATGCAGTTGATTCTATCAGCGCAGAATTGGCTACCATCATCCAATTAGAGGCCCCTGATGAAATCTCTGTAACCGAGAAGGATGCGAAAATAGAAGAGCTGATGGAAATGAACCAAGGTTTGCTCCAATGCATGGGGGTCAGCCATGCTTCAATCGAAACCATTCTTCGAACTACACTCAAATACAAGTTGGCTTTCAAGTTGACAGGAGCTCGTGGTGGAGGTTCTGTTCTCACACTATTGCCAACCT TGCTATCAGCAACAGTTGTTGATAAAGTAACTGCAGAACTGGAGTCGTGTGGATTCCATTGCTTAACAGCGGCCATTGGTGGACAAGGTGTTCAAGTTTTCTTTGGTGGTTCATCCTGA
- the LOC112193960 gene encoding uncharacterized protein LOC112193960, whose translation MSNLNKLDFVALEVSGRNYLKWTQDVKLHLTANKMRSTINADNIAPEDMKARAMIFIRKHMEEALKVEYLAEEDPRSLWVALEERFNHQRTIYLPEARHDWQNIRFQDFKTVNEYNSEICRIRSLLKFCGEELTEADLLEKTFSTFPPSCMVLQQQYRERNFARFSELVTVLLLAEKNNDLLLRNDQARPTGTRAVPLPEANAIAHRENNRARRNRGRGRGMRPERPRHGRRNGPRNAPYDRDHRGNRPRGRGGRGQGPRGGNRNAQVQQAQIRENVGPARHPQNQHNLCYRCGGTDHWSRTCRATNEEIGEYHARRGTREANLVEGSVPMDTTLEITDFQAANEYIED comes from the coding sequence atgtcaaatctcaacaagcttgactttgttgctttggaagtTTCCGGAAGGAACTACCTCAAATGGACCCAGGATGTCAAGCTCCATTTAACTGCAAATAAGATGAGATCAACGATTAATGCTGACAACATCGCCCCTGAAGATATGAAGGCAAGGGCTATGATTTTCATCAGGAAACATATGGAGGAAGCACTCAAGGTGGAATATTTAGCTGAAGAGGACCCACGGTCCCTGTGGGTGGCTCTAGAAGAGCGATTCAACCATCAGAGGACTATCTACTTGCCAGAAGCAAGGCACGACTGGCAGAACATACGTTTCCAGGATTTCAAGACTGTCAATGAGTATAACTCTGAAATCTGTAGGATTCGGTCACTCCTAAAATTCTGTGGAGAAGAGCTCACAGAAGCTGATCTATTGGAGAAAACTTTCTCCACCTTCCCTCCTTCCTGTATGGTCCTGCAGCAACAATACAGGGAGAGAAACTTTGCTAGATTCTCAGAATTGGTCACCGTCCTGTTGCTCGCTGAAAAGAACAACGACCTACTTTTGAGGAATGATCAAGCAAGGCCCACCGGTACCAGAGCAGTTCCTTTGCCTGAAGCAAATGCTATTGCCCATCGCGAAAATAATCGCGCAAGGAGAAACCGGGGTCGTGGAAGGGGAATGAGGCCTGAACGTCCGAGACATGGAAGGAGAAATGGGCCCAGAAATGCCCCATATGACCGTGACCACCGAGGTAATCGCCCAAGGGGTCGAGGAGGACGTGGACAAGGCCCACGTGGTGGAAACAGAAATGCCCAGGTCCAACAAGCTCAAATTAGAGAGAATGTTGGCCCGGCCCGTCACCCTCAGAATCAGCATAATCTATGTTATAGATGTGGAGGCACTGACCATTGGTCTCGCACCTGCCGTGCAACAAATGAAGAGATAGGAGAGTATCACGCCAGACGCGGAACTCGAGAGGCCAACCTTGTAGAAGGGTCAGTTCCTATGGATACCACCTTGGAGATTACTGATTTCCAAGCAGCCAATGAGTACATCGAGGATTGA
- the LOC112192846 gene encoding uncharacterized protein LOC112192846 isoform X3, with the protein MIELLLKNGAEIFRDDDIGRGIETMDALVKLGYKEVEGEFLYTSSSMGSFNVWATFSVENRGIAIFYGGKSRMNVQGKEPDVYFAWGKATFKREGSVLQIEDGLETFLLEPAEPPYLGSKEIFNWFCNQLNEAIGLGSVVDDGFDLSDIEMALKASLDHFGQPSSQPSLAIGLGSVVDDGFDPSDIEMALKASLDHFGQTSLQPSAPPLPEDDCTICFGHRVDTAFVPCGHLICSPCAEKIQHQNMRCPFCREVVKNFAIPRI; encoded by the exons ATGATTGAGTTGTTGCTTAAGAATGGAG ctgAAATTTTTCGAGATGATGACATTGGAAGAGGCATTGAGACAATGGATGCCTTAGTTAAGCTTGGTTATAAAGAAGTTGAAGGCGAGTTTCTGTACACTTCAAGCTCTATGGGGAGCTTCAACGTTTGGGCTACCTTTTCAGTCGAAAATCGTGGGATTGCTATATTTTATGGTGGCAAGAGTCGAATGAATGTCCAGGGCAAGGAACCAGATGTGTATTTCGCATGGGGCAAGGCTACTTTCAAACGGGAAGGATCTGTGTTACAGATCGAAGATGGATTGGAGA CTTTCTTGCTGGAACCAGCAGAACCTCCATATTTGGGTAGCAAAGAGATATTTAACTGGTTTTGCAACCAGTTAAATGAG GCTATTGGTTTGGGTTCTGTGGTGGATGATGGCTTTGATCTCTCGGATATAGAGATGGCACTCAAAGCTTCACTGGACCATTTTGGACAGCCATCTTCACAGCCTTCATTG GCTATTGGTTTGGGTTCTGTGGTGGATGATGGCTTTGATCCCTCTGATATAGAGATGGCACTCAAAGCTTCATTGGACCATTTTGGACAGACATCTTTACAGCCTTCTGCACCACCTTTGCCCGAAGATGACTGCACCATTTGTTTTGGTCATAGAGTTGACACTGCCTTTGTTCCCTGCGGTCATCTTATTTGCTCACCATGTGCAGAAAAGATTCAGCATCAGAACATGCGGTGTCCCTTCTGCCGTGAGGTGGTGAAGAACTTTGCAATTCCTAGGATTTGA
- the LOC112192846 gene encoding uncharacterized protein LOC112192846 isoform X2 — MWFKSRALKHNILSKRQCFTGVSLTPKEYADTSKGLQREKTANNYCPECGISLLECAIRNQQTDMIELLLKNGAEIFRDDDIGRGIETMDALVKLGYKEVEGEFLYTSSSMGSFNVWATFSVENRGIAIFYGGKSRMNVQGKEPDVYFAWGKATFKREGSVLQIEDGLEKPPYLGSKEIFNWFCNQLNEAIGLGSVVDDGFDLSDIEMALKASLDHFGQPSSQPSLAIGLGSVVDDGFDPSDIEMALKASLDHFGQTSLQPSAPPLPEDDCTICFGHRVDTAFVPCGHLICSPCAEKIQHQNMRCPFCREVVKNFAIPRI, encoded by the exons ATGTGGTTCAAAAGCCGTGCTTTAAAACACAACATCCTGTCTAAAAGACAG TGTTTTACAGGGGTATCATTGACTCCCAAGGAATATGCAGATACTTCAAAGGGCCTTCAACGCGAGAAAACTGCCAATAACTACT GTCCTGAGTGTGGAATCAGTCTGTTGGAATGTGCAATACGAAACCAGCAGACTGATATGATTGAGTTGTTGCTTAAGAATGGAG ctgAAATTTTTCGAGATGATGACATTGGAAGAGGCATTGAGACAATGGATGCCTTAGTTAAGCTTGGTTATAAAGAAGTTGAAGGCGAGTTTCTGTACACTTCAAGCTCTATGGGGAGCTTCAACGTTTGGGCTACCTTTTCAGTCGAAAATCGTGGGATTGCTATATTTTATGGTGGCAAGAGTCGAATGAATGTCCAGGGCAAGGAACCAGATGTGTATTTCGCATGGGGCAAGGCTACTTTCAAACGGGAAGGATCTGTGTTACAGATCGAAGATGGATTGGAGA AACCTCCATATTTGGGTAGCAAAGAGATATTTAACTGGTTTTGCAACCAGTTAAATGAG GCTATTGGTTTGGGTTCTGTGGTGGATGATGGCTTTGATCTCTCGGATATAGAGATGGCACTCAAAGCTTCACTGGACCATTTTGGACAGCCATCTTCACAGCCTTCATTG GCTATTGGTTTGGGTTCTGTGGTGGATGATGGCTTTGATCCCTCTGATATAGAGATGGCACTCAAAGCTTCATTGGACCATTTTGGACAGACATCTTTACAGCCTTCTGCACCACCTTTGCCCGAAGATGACTGCACCATTTGTTTTGGTCATAGAGTTGACACTGCCTTTGTTCCCTGCGGTCATCTTATTTGCTCACCATGTGCAGAAAAGATTCAGCATCAGAACATGCGGTGTCCCTTCTGCCGTGAGGTGGTGAAGAACTTTGCAATTCCTAGGATTTGA
- the LOC112192846 gene encoding uncharacterized protein LOC112192846 isoform X1 — translation MWFKSRALKHNILSKRQCFTGVSLTPKEYADTSKGLQREKTANNYCPECGISLLECAIRNQQTDMIELLLKNGAEIFRDDDIGRGIETMDALVKLGYKEVEGEFLYTSSSMGSFNVWATFSVENRGIAIFYGGKSRMNVQGKEPDVYFAWGKATFKREGSVLQIEDGLETFLLEPAEPPYLGSKEIFNWFCNQLNEAIGLGSVVDDGFDLSDIEMALKASLDHFGQPSSQPSLAIGLGSVVDDGFDPSDIEMALKASLDHFGQTSLQPSAPPLPEDDCTICFGHRVDTAFVPCGHLICSPCAEKIQHQNMRCPFCREVVKNFAIPRI, via the exons ATGTGGTTCAAAAGCCGTGCTTTAAAACACAACATCCTGTCTAAAAGACAG TGTTTTACAGGGGTATCATTGACTCCCAAGGAATATGCAGATACTTCAAAGGGCCTTCAACGCGAGAAAACTGCCAATAACTACT GTCCTGAGTGTGGAATCAGTCTGTTGGAATGTGCAATACGAAACCAGCAGACTGATATGATTGAGTTGTTGCTTAAGAATGGAG ctgAAATTTTTCGAGATGATGACATTGGAAGAGGCATTGAGACAATGGATGCCTTAGTTAAGCTTGGTTATAAAGAAGTTGAAGGCGAGTTTCTGTACACTTCAAGCTCTATGGGGAGCTTCAACGTTTGGGCTACCTTTTCAGTCGAAAATCGTGGGATTGCTATATTTTATGGTGGCAAGAGTCGAATGAATGTCCAGGGCAAGGAACCAGATGTGTATTTCGCATGGGGCAAGGCTACTTTCAAACGGGAAGGATCTGTGTTACAGATCGAAGATGGATTGGAGA CTTTCTTGCTGGAACCAGCAGAACCTCCATATTTGGGTAGCAAAGAGATATTTAACTGGTTTTGCAACCAGTTAAATGAG GCTATTGGTTTGGGTTCTGTGGTGGATGATGGCTTTGATCTCTCGGATATAGAGATGGCACTCAAAGCTTCACTGGACCATTTTGGACAGCCATCTTCACAGCCTTCATTG GCTATTGGTTTGGGTTCTGTGGTGGATGATGGCTTTGATCCCTCTGATATAGAGATGGCACTCAAAGCTTCATTGGACCATTTTGGACAGACATCTTTACAGCCTTCTGCACCACCTTTGCCCGAAGATGACTGCACCATTTGTTTTGGTCATAGAGTTGACACTGCCTTTGTTCCCTGCGGTCATCTTATTTGCTCACCATGTGCAGAAAAGATTCAGCATCAGAACATGCGGTGTCCCTTCTGCCGTGAGGTGGTGAAGAACTTTGCAATTCCTAGGATTTGA
- the LOC112192845 gene encoding amidase 1 isoform X1: MEKDSDYGAFTEKFLLRPSSSSHDLPLSGLTFAVKDIFDVAGYVTGFGNPDWARTHPAAESTAPSVSTILKGGATCIGKTVMDEMAYSINGENKHYGTPVNPCAPDRVPGGSSSGSAVVVGADLADFSLGTDTGGSVRVPASYCGIFGFRPSHGVISTSGVVPMAQSFDTVGWFARDPVVLSKVGRALLQIPDAHPVRPAQLIIAEDCFQLSSIPSDRVKQVLVHSVEKLFGGHVLKKANLGDVVKDKVPSLNCFFDKGNARQEDNIPSLAALSSAMRTLQRHEFKNNHGEWVITVRPDLGPGISERVWEAVRAADENIGVCHSVKSELCAALTELLGDAGVLAIPTVPGPPPKIQMDPATLETFRARAFSLLSIAGVSGFCQVNIPLGMCEDLPVSVSLLAKHGSDGFLLSLVETLYSTLKEQVESLKSHPCL, from the exons atggaGAAAGACTCAGATTATGGAGCTTTCACAGAGAAATTCCTTCTGCGACCAAGCTCTTCATCTCATGATCTTCCCTTGAGTGGCCTCACCTTCGCTGTCAAAGACAT ATTTGATGTGGCTGGATATGTGACTGGATTTGGAAATCCTGATTGGGCAAGGACTCACCCAGCTGCCGAATCGACAGCTCCTTCTGTTTCGACAATCTTAAAAGGAGGCGCCACATGTATTGGTAAAACTGTCATGGATGAAATGGCATACAG TATAAATGGAGAGAACAAACATTATGGTACGCCGGTAAATCCATGTGCACCAGATAGGGTGCCTGGAGGATCTTCTAGTGGTTCTGCTGTTGTGGTGGGTGCAGACCTTGCAGATTTTTCCTTAG GAACTGACACTGGAGGGAGTGTAAGAGTTCCTGCTTCATATTGTGGAATTTTTGGGTTCCGACCTTCTCATGGTGTCATTTCTACTTCTGGAGTCGTTCCTATGGCACAAAGTTTTGATACTGTGG GATGGTTTGCTAGGGATCCTGTGGTTTTGAGTAAAGTAGGACGGGCATTACTGCAAATTCCTGATGCACATCCTGTCAGACCAGCTCAGTTGATCATTGCTGAAGACTGTTTCCAGCTTTCAAGCATTCCAAGTGATCGAGTAAAACAAGTACTTGTTCACTCAGTTGAGAAGTTATTTGGGG GTCATGTTTTAAAGAAAGCAAACCTTGGGGATGTCGTGAAGGACAAGGTTCCAAGTTTGAACTGTTTCTTCGATAAAGGAAATGCACGTCAAGAGGATAACATACCATCCTTAGCAGCCCTATCAAGTGCCATGCGAACACTCCAAAG GCATGAATTCAAGAACAACCATGGTGAATGGGTCATTACAGTCAGACCTGATTTAGGTCCTGGGATATCAGAACGTGTATGGGAAGCCGTCAGGGCAGCAGATGAAAATATTGGTGTTTGTCACTCCGTGAAGTCCGAACTATGTGCTGCTCTTACTGAACTTCTTGGG GATGCTGGTGTCCTTGCAATTCCTACAGTTCCAGGGCCTCCGccaaaaatacaaatggatCCTGCTACACTTGAAACATTTCGCGCCAGGGCTTTTAGCTTGTTGTCCATTGCCGGAGTATCTGGATTCTGCCAG GTGAACATACCACTAGGCATGTGTGAAGATCTACCTGTGTCGGTTTCCTTGCTGGCAAAGCACGGCTCAGATGGATTCCTGCTGAGTCTTGTGGAGACTCTCTATTCCACTCTCAAAGAACAAGTTGAAAGCTTGAAATCGCATCCTTGTTTATAA
- the LOC112192845 gene encoding amidase 1 isoform X2, with product MIDGSINGENKHYGTPVNPCAPDRVPGGSSSGSAVVVGADLADFSLGTDTGGSVRVPASYCGIFGFRPSHGVISTSGVVPMAQSFDTVGWFARDPVVLSKVGRALLQIPDAHPVRPAQLIIAEDCFQLSSIPSDRVKQVLVHSVEKLFGGHVLKKANLGDVVKDKVPSLNCFFDKGNARQEDNIPSLAALSSAMRTLQRHEFKNNHGEWVITVRPDLGPGISERVWEAVRAADENIGVCHSVKSELCAALTELLGDAGVLAIPTVPGPPPKIQMDPATLETFRARAFSLLSIAGVSGFCQVNIPLGMCEDLPVSVSLLAKHGSDGFLLSLVETLYSTLKEQVESLKSHPCL from the exons ATGATTGATGGCAGTATAAATGGAGAGAACAAACATTATGGTACGCCGGTAAATCCATGTGCACCAGATAGGGTGCCTGGAGGATCTTCTAGTGGTTCTGCTGTTGTGGTGGGTGCAGACCTTGCAGATTTTTCCTTAG GAACTGACACTGGAGGGAGTGTAAGAGTTCCTGCTTCATATTGTGGAATTTTTGGGTTCCGACCTTCTCATGGTGTCATTTCTACTTCTGGAGTCGTTCCTATGGCACAAAGTTTTGATACTGTGG GATGGTTTGCTAGGGATCCTGTGGTTTTGAGTAAAGTAGGACGGGCATTACTGCAAATTCCTGATGCACATCCTGTCAGACCAGCTCAGTTGATCATTGCTGAAGACTGTTTCCAGCTTTCAAGCATTCCAAGTGATCGAGTAAAACAAGTACTTGTTCACTCAGTTGAGAAGTTATTTGGGG GTCATGTTTTAAAGAAAGCAAACCTTGGGGATGTCGTGAAGGACAAGGTTCCAAGTTTGAACTGTTTCTTCGATAAAGGAAATGCACGTCAAGAGGATAACATACCATCCTTAGCAGCCCTATCAAGTGCCATGCGAACACTCCAAAG GCATGAATTCAAGAACAACCATGGTGAATGGGTCATTACAGTCAGACCTGATTTAGGTCCTGGGATATCAGAACGTGTATGGGAAGCCGTCAGGGCAGCAGATGAAAATATTGGTGTTTGTCACTCCGTGAAGTCCGAACTATGTGCTGCTCTTACTGAACTTCTTGGG GATGCTGGTGTCCTTGCAATTCCTACAGTTCCAGGGCCTCCGccaaaaatacaaatggatCCTGCTACACTTGAAACATTTCGCGCCAGGGCTTTTAGCTTGTTGTCCATTGCCGGAGTATCTGGATTCTGCCAG GTGAACATACCACTAGGCATGTGTGAAGATCTACCTGTGTCGGTTTCCTTGCTGGCAAAGCACGGCTCAGATGGATTCCTGCTGAGTCTTGTGGAGACTCTCTATTCCACTCTCAAAGAACAAGTTGAAAGCTTGAAATCGCATCCTTGTTTATAA
- the LOC112192585 gene encoding amidase 1 isoform X1 encodes MEKDSDYGAFTEKFLLQSSSSSHDLPLSGLTFAVKDIFDMAGYVTGFGNPDWARTHPAAESTAPSVSTILEGGATCIGRTIMDEMAYSINGENNHYGTPVNPCAPDRVPGGSSSGSAVVVSAGLADFSLGTDSGGSVRVPASYCGIFGFRPSHGVISTSGVVPLAQSFDTVGWFARDPVVLRRVGRALLQIADAHPVRPAQLIIAEDCFQLSSIPSDRVKQGLVHSVEKLFGAGHVLKHANLGDVVKDKVPSLNCFFEKGNTSQEDNIPSLAALSSAMRTLERHEFKNNHGEWIITVRPDIGPADRINERVWEAVRATDENIDICHSVKTELCAALTELLGDTGVLAIPTVPGLPPKLHTDPTSLEAYRHRAFSFLSIAVVSGFCQVVIPLGMYEGLPVSVSLLAKHGSDGFLLSLVETLYATLKEQVGSLK; translated from the exons ATGGAGAAAGACTCAGATTATGGAGCTTTCACAGAGAAATTCCTTCTGCAATCAAGCTCTTCATCTCATGATCTTCCCTTGAGTGGCCTCACCTTTGCTGTCAAAGACAT ATTTGATATGGCTGGATATGTGACTGGATTTGGAAATCCTGATTGGGCAAGGACTCACCCAGCTGCTGAATCAACAGCTCCTTCTGTTTCTACAATCTTAGAAGGAGGTGCCACATGTATTGGTAGAACTATCATGGATGAAATGGCATACAG TATAAATGGAGAGAACAATCATTATGGTACACCGGTAAATCCATGTGCACCAGATAGGGTTCCTGGAGGATCTTCTAGTGGCTCTGCTGTTGTAGTGAGTGCAGGCCTTGCAGATTTTTCCTTAG GAACTGACAGCGGAGGAAGTGTAAGAGTTCCTGCTTCATATTGTGGAATTTTTGGGTTCCGACCTTCTCATGGTGTCATTTCTACTTCTGGAGTTGTTCCTTTGGCACAAAGTTTTGATACTGTGG GATGGTTCGCTAGGGATCCTGTGGTTTTGAGGAGAGTAGGACGGGCATTACTGCAAATTGCTGATGCACATCCTGTCAGACCAGCTCAATTGATCATTGCTGAAGACTGTTTCCAGCTTTCAAGCATTCCAAGTGATCGAGTAAAACAAGGACTTGTTCACTCAGTTGAGAAGTTATTTGGGG CAGGTCATGTTTTAAAGCATGCAAACCTTGGGGATGTTGTGAAGGACAAAGTTCCAAGTTTGAACTGTTTCTTTGAGAAAGGAAATACAAGTCAAGAGGATAACATACCATCCTTGGCAGCCCTATCAAGTGCCATGCGAACACTCGAAAG GCATGAATTCAAGAACAACCATGGTGAATGGATCATTACAGTCAGACCTGATATAGGTCCTGCGGACCGGATAAATGAACGTGTATGGGAAGCCGTCAGGGCAACAGATGAAAATATCGATATTTGTCACTCTGTGAAGACTGAACTATGTGCTGCTCTCACTGAACTTCTTGGG GATACTGGTGTCCTTGCAATTCCTACAGTTCCAGGGCTTCCACCAAAACTACATACGGATCCTACTTCACTTGAAGCATATCGCCACAGGGCTTTTAGTTTTTTGTCCATTGCCGTAGTATCTGGATTCTGCCAG GTGGTCATACCACTAGGCATGTACGAAGGCTTACCGGTGTCGGTTTCCTTGCTGGCAAAGCACGGCTCAGATGGATTCCTGCTCAGTCTTGTGGAGACTCTCTATGCCACCCTCAAAGAACAAGTTGGAAGCTTGAAATGA
- the LOC112192585 gene encoding amidase 1 isoform X2, which translates to MEKDSDYGAFTEKFLLQSSSSSHDLPLSGLTFAVKDIFDMAGYVTGFGNPDWARTHPAAESTAPSVSTILEGGATCIGRTIMDEMAYSINGENNHYGTPVNPCAPDRVPGGSSSGSAVVVSAGLADFSLGTDSGGSVRVPASYCGIFGFRPSHGVISTSGVVPLAQSFDTVGWFARDPVVLRRVGRALLQIADAHPVRPAQLIIAEDCFQLSSIPSDRVKQGLVHSVEKLFGGHVLKHANLGDVVKDKVPSLNCFFEKGNTSQEDNIPSLAALSSAMRTLERHEFKNNHGEWIITVRPDIGPADRINERVWEAVRATDENIDICHSVKTELCAALTELLGDTGVLAIPTVPGLPPKLHTDPTSLEAYRHRAFSFLSIAVVSGFCQVVIPLGMYEGLPVSVSLLAKHGSDGFLLSLVETLYATLKEQVGSLK; encoded by the exons ATGGAGAAAGACTCAGATTATGGAGCTTTCACAGAGAAATTCCTTCTGCAATCAAGCTCTTCATCTCATGATCTTCCCTTGAGTGGCCTCACCTTTGCTGTCAAAGACAT ATTTGATATGGCTGGATATGTGACTGGATTTGGAAATCCTGATTGGGCAAGGACTCACCCAGCTGCTGAATCAACAGCTCCTTCTGTTTCTACAATCTTAGAAGGAGGTGCCACATGTATTGGTAGAACTATCATGGATGAAATGGCATACAG TATAAATGGAGAGAACAATCATTATGGTACACCGGTAAATCCATGTGCACCAGATAGGGTTCCTGGAGGATCTTCTAGTGGCTCTGCTGTTGTAGTGAGTGCAGGCCTTGCAGATTTTTCCTTAG GAACTGACAGCGGAGGAAGTGTAAGAGTTCCTGCTTCATATTGTGGAATTTTTGGGTTCCGACCTTCTCATGGTGTCATTTCTACTTCTGGAGTTGTTCCTTTGGCACAAAGTTTTGATACTGTGG GATGGTTCGCTAGGGATCCTGTGGTTTTGAGGAGAGTAGGACGGGCATTACTGCAAATTGCTGATGCACATCCTGTCAGACCAGCTCAATTGATCATTGCTGAAGACTGTTTCCAGCTTTCAAGCATTCCAAGTGATCGAGTAAAACAAGGACTTGTTCACTCAGTTGAGAAGTTATTTGGGG GTCATGTTTTAAAGCATGCAAACCTTGGGGATGTTGTGAAGGACAAAGTTCCAAGTTTGAACTGTTTCTTTGAGAAAGGAAATACAAGTCAAGAGGATAACATACCATCCTTGGCAGCCCTATCAAGTGCCATGCGAACACTCGAAAG GCATGAATTCAAGAACAACCATGGTGAATGGATCATTACAGTCAGACCTGATATAGGTCCTGCGGACCGGATAAATGAACGTGTATGGGAAGCCGTCAGGGCAACAGATGAAAATATCGATATTTGTCACTCTGTGAAGACTGAACTATGTGCTGCTCTCACTGAACTTCTTGGG GATACTGGTGTCCTTGCAATTCCTACAGTTCCAGGGCTTCCACCAAAACTACATACGGATCCTACTTCACTTGAAGCATATCGCCACAGGGCTTTTAGTTTTTTGTCCATTGCCGTAGTATCTGGATTCTGCCAG GTGGTCATACCACTAGGCATGTACGAAGGCTTACCGGTGTCGGTTTCCTTGCTGGCAAAGCACGGCTCAGATGGATTCCTGCTCAGTCTTGTGGAGACTCTCTATGCCACCCTCAAAGAACAAGTTGGAAGCTTGAAATGA
- the LOC112192586 gene encoding mevalonate kinase has product MEVKARAPGKIILSGEHAVVHGSTAVAASIDLSTYATLRFPAHSDNDGLLRLELKDIGLEFSWPVVRIKEALSGIDVPNPSTPTSCPAEAIKSLAILVEELNIPEAKIGIAAGVMAFLWLYSSIQGFKPATVIISSELPLGSGLGSSAALCVAFSGALLAYSDCASLDFSHQGWLNFGESELDLLNKWAFEGEKIIHGRPSGIDNTVSTYGNMIKFRSGNLTRLKSNMPLKMLITNTNVGRNTKALVAGVSERTLNHPDAMASVFNAVDSISGELATIIQSEAPDEISVTEKEAKIEELMEMNQGLLQCMGVSHASIETVLRTTLKYKLASKLTGAGGGGCVLTLLPTLLSAIVVDKVTAELESCGFHCVTAAIGGQGVQVCFGGSS; this is encoded by the exons ATGGAAGTGAAAGCCAGAGCACCTGGGAAGATCATACTGTCTGGTGAACACGCTGTGGTTCATGGATCTACGGCCGTCGCTGCCTCCATTGACCTTAGTACCTATGCAACTCTTCGCTTTCCCGCTCATTCTG ATAATGATGGTTTACTTAGACTGGAGCTCAAGGATATTGGATTAGAGTTTTCGTGGCCAGTTGTTAGGATTAAGGAAGCACTATCCGGAATAGATGTTCCCAACCCATCAACACCTACCTCTTGTCCAGCGGAGGCGATCAAATCACTTGCTATTTTAGTTGAAGAACTAAACATTCCGGAGGCAAAAATAGGAATTGCTGCTGGAGTCATGGCTTTTCTTTGGCTATATTCATCTATCCAAGG ATTTAAGCCTGCAACAGTTATTATCAGTTCGGAACTTCCTTTGGGTTCAGGTCTTGGTTCATCTGCGGCACTTTGTGTTGCATTCTCTGGTGCTCTTCTTGCTTACTCAGATTGTGCGAGTCTGGATTTCAGCCACCAAGGGTGGTTAAATTTTGGCGAAAGCGAACTTGACTTACTGAATAAATGGGCATTTGAAGGTGAGAAAATCATCCATGGAAGGCCATCTGGAATTGACAACACGGTCAGTACATATG GTAATATGATCAAATTTAGATCAGGCAATTTGACACGCCTCAAATCGAATATGCCACTCAAAATGCTCATTACTAACACAAATGTTGGGAGGAACACAAAGGCCTTAGTTGCTGGTGTTTCAGAGAGGACATTAAATCATCCAGATGCTATGGCTTCTGTGTTTAACGCAGTTGATTCTATCAGCGGGGAATTGGCTACCATCATCCAATCAGAGGCCCCTGATGAAATCTCTGTAACAGAGAAGGAGGCGAAAATAGAAGAGCTGATGGAAATGAACCAGGGTTTGCTCCAATGCATGGGGGTCAGCCATGCTTCAATTGAAACCGTTCTTCGAACTACACTCAAATACAAGTTGGCTTCCAAGTTGACAGGAGCTGGTGGTGGAGGTTGTGTTCTCACACTATTGCCAACCT TGCTATCAGCAATAGTTGTTGATAAAGTAACTGCAGAACTGGAGTCGTGTGGATTCCATTGCGTAACAGCGGCCATTGGCGGACAAGGTGTTCAAGTTTGCTTTGGTGGTTCATCCTGA